The nucleotide window AGTACAGTTTGGTCCACTTGTTATGGTACCAGCCATCTGCATGAAAGGTAGAGAACCCAGGCTTGAAGCAGCTGCACACAGGTTTGCAGATGCACAGCCGTAACTGGGAAACTGTGGTGCCGTCCCTCACTGCAGATCAAAATTAGTTTGAACAATTTCAGAAATTTTTAATGTCATGATTTCATAATATATTATCATATTTAAAGGATTACTCAGTACATCTTAAAAATCCGTTTGCTGATATCTagtaatttattattatgtcgTTTTAGTGCCTGTTGGTAAGACATGTTAAATGGTAAAACAACAGTACATTTATTGCGATTTTGTACTCTAATAAAGGccccaatttaattttattccaAGGCATATTTACcagttcacacacactttcatacaGCAGTTTTACAGTTTGCTCTTTCGTGCTCTCTGACTATTGTGTGTACGCTGATGATGCATCAGGGTAATTTGTTGTTCAAAATCTTTCATTCTGACATGTGAACTGAAACCAAAAAATATATCATAAGATAAACATGACTGTGAAAATCAAAATGTGTACTCAGAtattatcattaaaaatgttttcttttttatgcagGACCACTCCTGTCACAggaatttattaataaatatattgtaCTGTATTACATTTATTTAGAGCTTCTTATTAGCTTCTTATTTTTCAGTCAAAAGAAAATCATCAAGCTACACCGTAGATCACCTGTAGAGTTTTGGGCATTGACCATCATTATtggtttgcaaatgatcagGGAAGTGCATTGTACCTATCGTACACCATAGGTGGTCTTCCAACATGTAGCATTTCTGAGACATCTATCATTAAAATCTTTCTTTCATAAGCCTGATTTTCAGTCAGTTGTTTAGTGACTTTCACATTATGTTATTGAAAACATGTAGTCACAATGTCATAAGTCAAAGTGATTTCCTTTTAATGAACAGTGTTCCGACACTGGGTGTTCTATTATCAcacattgtttttcatttaaaacagatAAATGATTTCTCCATCACAAGAAATCAAAGTGCTACTCTTGATTTTatcgtatttttttttttactttgtcctTTTTTGGTGGACAATtatctctttgttttcagctgtgttGTAAACAAATGATTACTCACAACAATAACTGAGAGGTTAATGAATACCTCCATACTACAAatattgatatatatttttaaaatctgttacaTGTTATAAACTGATTATCGAATCTTAACGTTTAAGagttaaagtacaaaatattacttaaataatgataaaatgctTTATGTTTCCACtgactgattaaaaaaacaatgttggtTGAATTTATTCCAGGCAGAAAAACTAATTTAAAGACAATCTTTGTTAAAGTACACATCAAGAAGACTTACTCATTGATTGAAAGCATTGGTCCTCCACTCCCTGACACTGTAATGTAGTGTTGCACTGAGAGGCGACACAAGTGTTACATAGTAGGCGTTACTTGACTGAGGAGTAGGAGCTGAAACGAAAAGAACATCATTTAATTTATTACAGAGAACATTTCAGCATATATCAAAATGATTGTTTCTTATCTCTTTCTGTTACtgtttctttaataaaacactTATAGATTTGTAGTTACCAGGCAGATTTTGTGAGTTGCAGTTATCCGTGTTGCAGCACGTGGCAGATGCAAGAACACTTTGAACACCCAGGTTAACTGAAATGTCTGATTGCCCGTAGCTGGACACAGAGAGGAAGATGCACACGCCTTGTAGATTGTGTTGCTGTAGTTCCAGATAGGTAGCTGGAAATTCAAAGtaatttaaatacttttaataatgaattttatTAATGTTGATGGAAAGCACACATAACTTCATAGTCATTGAAATTTACTGAAATGTATCAGATAATATGAAGAAAAGATTACCTAAAATGTAGCTGTAACACACATGGTCTCTGAAGAACAGTTCACTGTTACTGTGCTTGAACACGTCTGATTTGTGCAGGTTTGGCACTGAAGTGCTCCAGCTGATGTCGATGTTGGTGCAGAAGTTGTTCTGGTATCTACGACtattgttgtggttggtgcagttgttgtAGTGGTTGGGGCAACAGTGGTCGTAGTTGgagtagttgttgttggtgcagcagtagttgttgttggtgcagctgtagttgtggttgaagcagcttttgttgttgtggttggtgcagcagtgGTTGTGCGTGAAGTACAGTTTGGTCCACTTGTTATGGTACCAGCCATCTGCATGAAAGGTAGAACCCAGGCTTGAAGCAGCTGCACACAGGTTTGCAGATGCACAGCCGTAAGCTGGGAAACTGTTGGTGCCGTCCCTCACTGCAGATCAAAAATTAGTTTGAACAATTTCAGAAATTTTTAATGTCATGATTTCATAATATATTATCATATTTAAAGGATTACTCAGTACATCTTAAAAATCCGTTTGCTGATATCTAGTAATGTTGTATTATTATGTTGTTTTAGTGCCTGTTGGTAAGACATGTTAAATGGTAAAACAACAGGTACATTTATTGCGATTTTGTACTCTAATAAAGGccccaatttaattttattccaAGGCATATTTACcagttcacacacactttcatacagcagtttttacagtttgcCTCTTTCGTGCTCTCTGACTATTGTGTGTACGCTGATGATGCATCAGGGTAATTTGTTGTTCAAAATCTTTCATTCTGACATGTGAACTGAAACCAAAAAATATATCATAAGATAACATGACTGTGAAAATCAAAATGTGTACTCAGAGtattatcattaaaaatgttttttcttttttatgcagGACCACTCCTGTCACAggaatttattaataaatatatgtactgTATTACATTTATTTAGAGCTTCTTATTAGCTTCTTATTTTTCAGTCAAAAGAAAATCATCAAGCTACACTGTAGATCACCTGTAGAGTTTTGGGCATTGACCATCATTATtggtttgcaaatgatcagGGAAGTGCATTGTACCTCGTACACCATAGGTGGTCTTCCAACATGTAGCATTTTCTGAGAACATCTATCATTAAAATCTTTCTTTCATAAGCCTGATTTTCAGTCAGTTGTTTAGTGACTTTCACATTTATGTTATTGAAAACATGTAGTCACAATGTCATAAGTCAAAGTGATTTCCTTTTAATGAACAGTGTTCCGACACTGGGTGTTCTATTATCAcacattgtttttcatttaaaacagatAAATGATTTCTCCATCAACAAGAAATCAAAGTGCTACTCTTGATTTTatcgtatttttttttttactttgtcctTTTTTGGTGGACAATtatctctttgttttcagctgttgtTGTAAACAAATGATTACTCACAACAATAACTGAGAGGTTAATGAATACCTCCATACTACAAATAttgatatatattttaaaatctgttaCATGTTATAAACTGATTATCGAATCTTAACGTTTAAAGagttaaagtacaaaatattacttaaataatgataaaatgctTTATGTTTCCACtgactgattaaaaaaacaatgttggtTGAATTTATTCCAGGCAGAAAAACTAATTTAAAGACAATCTTTGTTAAAGTACACTTCAAGAAGACTTACTCATTGATTGAAAGCATTGGTCCTCCACTCCCTGACACTGTAATGTAGTGTTGCACTGAGAGGCGACACAAGTGTTACATAGTAGGCCGTTACTTGACTGAGGAGTAGgagctgaaacagaaaagaacatcATTTAATTTATTACAGAGAACATTTCAGCATATATCAAAATGATTGTTTCTTATCTCTTTCTGTTACtgtttctttaataaaacactTATAGATTTGTAGTTACCAGGCAGATTTTGTGAGTTGCAGTTATCCGTGTTGCAGCACGTGGCAGATGCAAGAACACTTTGAACACCCAGGTTAACTGAAAATGTCTGATTGCCCGTAGCTGGACACAGAGAGGAAGATGCACACGCCTTGTAGAATTGTGTTGCTGTAGTTCCAGATGAGGTAGCTGGAAATTCAAAGtaatttaaatacttttaataatgaattttatTAATGTTGATGGAAAGCACACATAACTTCATAGTCATTGAAATTTACTGAAATGTATCAGATAATATGAAGAAAAGATTACCTAAAATAGTAGCTGTAACACACATGGTCTCTGAAGAACAGTTCACTGTTACTGTGCTTGAACACGTCTGATTTGTGCAGGTTTGGCACTGAAGTGCTCCAGCTGTTGTCGATGTTGGTGCAGAAGTTGTTCTGGTATCTACGACtattgttgtggttggtgcagcagttgttgtggttggtgcagttgttgtAGTGTTTGGGGCAACAGTGGTCGTAGTTGgagtagttgttgttggtgcagcagtagttgttgttggtgcagctgtagttgtggttgaagcagcttttgttgttgtggttggtgcagcagtgGTTGTGCGTGAAGTACAGTTTGGTCCACTTGTTATGGTACCAGCCATCTGCATGAAAGGTAGAGAACCCAGGCTTGAAGCAGCTGCACACAGGTTTGCAGATGCACAGCCGTAAGCTGGGAAACTGTTGGTGCCGTCCCTCACTGCAGATCAAAAATTAGTTTGAACAATTTCAGAAATTTTTAATGTCATGATTTCATAATATATTATCATATTTAAAGGATTACTCAGTACATCTTAAAAATCTGTTTGCTGATATCtagtaatatttattattatgtcgTTTTAGTGCCTGTTGGTAAGACATGTTAAATGGTAAAACAACAGGTACATTTATTGCGATTTTGTACTCTAATAAAGGccccaatttaattttattccaAGGCATATTTACCAGTTCACACACTTTCATACAGCAGTTTTACAGTTTGCCTCTTTCGTGCTCTCTGACTATTGTGTGTAACGCTGATGATGCATCAGGGTAATTTGTTGTTCAAAATCTTTCATTCTGACATGTGAACTGAAACCAAAAATATATCATAAGATAAACATGACTGTGAAAATCAAAATGTGTACTCAGAGtattatcattaaaaatgtttttcttttttatgcagGACACTCCTGTCACAggaatttattaataaatatattgtattgtattacattttatttagagCTTCTTATTAGCTTCTTATTTTTCAGTCAAAAGAAAATCATCAAGCTACACTGTAGATCACCTGTAGAGTTTGGGCATTGACCATCATTATtggtttgcaaatgatcagGGAAGTGCATTGTACCTCTCGTACACCATAGGTGGTCTTCCAACATGTAGCATTTTCTGAGAACATCTATCATTAAAATCTTTCTTTCATAAGCCTGATTTTCAGTCAGTTGTTTAGTGACTTTCACATTTATGTTATTGAAAACATGTAGTCACAATGTCATAAGTCAAAGTGATTTCCTTTTAATGAACAGTGTTCCGACACTGGGTGTTCTATTATCacacattgtttttttaaaacagataaATGAAAACCAGAACAAAATGATTTCAAAGTGAAATCAAAGTGCTACTCTTGATtttatcgtttttttttttactttgtcctTTTTTGGTGGACAATtatctctttgttttcagctgttgtTGTAAACAAATGATTACTCACAACAATAACTGAGAGGTTAATGAATACCTCCATACTACAAatattgatatatatttttaaaatctgttacaTGTTATAAACTGATTATCGAATCTTAACGTTTAAAGagttaaagtacaaaatattacttaaataatgataaaatgctTTATGTTTCCActgactgattaaaaaaaacaatgttggtTGAATTTATTCCAGGCAGAAAAACTAATTTAAAGACAATCTTTGTTAAAGTACACATCAAGAAGACTTACTCATTGATTGAAAGCATTGGTCCTCCACTCCCTGACACTGTAATGTAGTGTTGCACTGAGAGGCGACACAAGTGTTACATAGTAGGCCGTTACTTGACTGAGGAGTAGgagctgaaacagaaaagaacatcatttaattttattacagAGAACATTTCAGCATATATCAAAATGATTGTTTCTTATCTCTTTCTGTTACtgtttctttaataaaacactTATAGATTTGTAGTTACCAGGCAGATTTTGTGAGTTGCAGTTATCCGTGTTGCAGCACGTGGCAGATGCAAGAACACTTTGAACACCCAGGTTAACTGAAAATGTCTGATTGCCCGTAGCTGGACACAGAGAGGAAGATGCACACGCCTTGTAGAATTGTGTTGCTGTAGTTCCAGATGAGGTAGCTGGAAATTCAAAGtaatttaaatacttttaataatgaattttatTAATGTTGATGGAAAGCACACATAACTTCATAGTCATTGAAATTTACTGAAATGTATCAGATAATATGAAGAAAAGATTACCTAAAATAGTAGCTGTAACACACATGGTCTCTGAAGAACAGTTCACTGTTACTGTGCTTGAACACGTCTGATTTGTGCAGGTTTGGCACTGAAGTGCTCCAGCTGTGTCGATGTTGGTGCAGAAGTTGTTCTGGTATCTACGACTATTGTTGTGGTtgtgcagcagttgttgtggttggtgcagttgttgtAGTGGTTGGGCAACAGTGGTCGTAGTTGgagtagttgttgttggtgcagcagtagttgttgttggtgcagctgtagttgtggttgaagcagctttgttgttgtggttggtgcagcagtgGTTGTGCGTGAAGTACAGTTTGGTCCACTTGTTATGGTACCAGCCATCTGCATGAAAGGTAGAGAACCCAGGCTTGAAGCAGCTGCACACAGGTTTGCAGATGCACAGCCGTAAGCTGGGAAACTGTTGGTGCCGTCCCTCACTGCAGATCAAAAATTAGTTTGAACAATTTCAGAAATTTTTAATGTCATGATTTCATAATATATTATCATATTTAAAGGATTACTCAGTACATCTTAAAAATCGTTTGCTGATATCTAGTAATATTTATTATGTCGTTTTAGTGCCTGTTGGTAAGACATGTTAAATGGTAAAACAACAGGTACATTTATTGCGATTTTGTACTCTAATAAAGGccccaatttaattttattccaAGGCATATTTACcagttcacacacactttcatacaGCAGTTTTACAGTTTGCCTCTTTCGTGCTCTCTGACTATTGTGTGTAACGCTGATGATGCATCAGGGTAATTTGTTGTTCAAAATCTTTCATTCTGACATGTGAACTGAAACCAAAAAATATATCATAAGATAAACATGACTGTGAAAATCAAAATGTGTACTCAGAGtattatcattaaaaatgtttttttttttatgcaggaCCACTCCTGTCACAggaatttattaataaatatattgtactgtattacattttatttagagCTTCTTATTAGCTTCTTATTTTTCAGTCAAAAGAAAATCATCAAGCTACACCGTAGATCACCTGTAGAGTTTTGGGCATTGACCATCATTATtggtttgcaaatgatcagGGAAGTGCATTGTACCTATCGTACACCATAGGTGGTCTTCCAACATGTAGCATTTCTGAGAACATCTATCATTAAAATCTTTCTTTCATAAGCCTGATTTTCAGTCAGTTGTTTAGTGACTTTCACATTTATGTTATTGAAAACATGTAGTCACAATGTCATAAGTCAAAGTGATTTCCTTTTAATGAACAGTGTTCCGACACTGGGTGTTCTATTATcacattgtttttcatttaaaacagatAAATGATTTCTCCATCAACAAGAAATCAAAGTGCTACTCTTGATTTTatcgtatttttttttttactttgtcctTTTTTGGTGGACAATtatctctttgttttcagctgttgtTGTAAACAAATGATTACTCACAACAATAACTGAGAGGTTAATGAATACCTCCATACTACAAATTGatataatttttaaaatctgttacaTGTTATAAACTGATTATCGAATCTTAACGTTTAAAGagttaaagtacaaaataacttaaaaatgctTTATGTTTCCActgactgattaaaaaaaacaatgttggtTGAATTTATTCCAGGCAGAAAAACTAATTTAAAGACAATCTTTGTTAAAGTACACTCAAGAAGACTTACTCATTGATTGAAAGCATTGGTCCTCCACTCCCTGACACTGTAATGTAGTGTTGCACTGAGAGGCGACACAAGTGTACATAGTAGGCCGTTACTTGACTGAGGAGTAGgagctgaaacagaaaagaacatcATTTAATTATTACAGAGAACATTTCAGCATATATCAAAATGATTGTTTCTTATCTCTTTCTGTTACtgtttctttaataaaacactTATAGATTTGTAGTTACCAGGCAGATTTTGTGAGTTGCAGTTATCCGTGTTGCAGCACGTGGCAGATGCAAGAACACTTTGAACACCCAGGTTAACTGAAAATGTCTGATTGCCCGTAGCTGGACACAGAGAGGAAGATGCACACGCCTTGTAGAATTGTGTTGCTGTAGTTCCAGATGAGGTAGCTGGAAATTCAAAGTAATTTAATACTTTTAATAATGAATTTATTAATGTTGATGGAAAGCACACATAACTTCATAGTCATTGAAATTTACTGAAATGTATCAGATAATATGAAGAAAAGATTACCTAAAATAGTAGCTGTAACACACATGGTCTCTGAAGAACAGTTCACTGTTACTGTGCTTGAACACGTCTGATTTGTGCAGGTTTGGCACTGAAGTGCTCCAGCTGTTGTCGATGTTGGTGCAGAAGTTGTTCTGGTATCTACGACtattgttgtggttggtgcagcagttgttgtggttggtgcagttgttAGTGGTTGGGGCAACAGTGGTCGTAGTTGgagtagttgttgttggtgcagcagtagttgttgttggtgcagctgtaGTTGTGGTTGAAGCAGCTTTTGTTGTTGGTTGGTGCAGCAGTGGTTGTGCGTGAAGTACAGTTTGGTCCACTTGTTATGGTACCAGCCATCTGCATGAAAGGTAGAGAACCCAGGCTTGAAGCAGCTGCACACAGGTTTGCAGATGCACAGCCGTAAGCTGGGAAACTGTTGGTGCCGTCCCTCACTGCAGATCAAAAATTAGTTTGAACAATTTCAGAAATTTTTAATGTCATGATTTCATAATATATTATCATATTTAAAGGATTACTCAGTACATCTTAAAAATCTGTTTGCTGATATCtagtaatattattattatgtcgTTTTAGTGCCTGTTGGTAAGACATGTTAAATGGTAAAACAACAGGTACATTTATTGCGATTTGTACTCTAATAAAGGccccaatttaattttattccaAGGCATATTTACcagttcacacacactttcatacaGCAGTTTTACAGTTTGCCTCTTTCGTGCTCTCTGACTATTGTGTGTAACGCTGATGATGCATCAGGGTAATTTGTTGTTCAAAATCTTTCATTCTGACATGTGAACTGAAACCAAAAAATATCATAAGATAAACATGACTGTGAAAATCAAAATGTGTACTCAGAGtattatcattaaaaatgtttttcttttttatgcagGACCACTCCTGTCACAggaatttattaataaatatattgtattgtattacattttatttagagCTTCTTATTAGCTTCTTATTTTCAGTCAAAAGAAATCATCAAGCTACACTGTAGATCACCTGTAGAGTTTTGGGCATTGACCATCATTATtggtttgcaaatgatcagGGAAGTGCATTGTACCTATCGTACACCATAGGTGGTCTTCCAACATGTAGCATTTCTGAGAACATCTATCATTAAAATCTTTCTTTCATAAGCCTGATTTTCAGTCAGTTGTTTAGTGACTTTCACATTTATGTTATTGAAAACATGTAGTCACAATGTCATAAGTCAAAGTGATTTCCTTTTAATGAACAGTGTTCCGACACTGGTGTTCTATTATCAcacattgtttttcatttaaaacagatAAATGATTTCTCCATCAACAAGAAATCAAAGTGCTATCTTGATTTTAtcgtatttttttttactttgtcctTTTTTGGTGGACAATtatctctttgttttcagctgttgtTGTAAACAAATGATTACTCACAACAATAACTGAGAGGTTAATGAATACCTCCATACTACAAattgatatatatttttaaaatctgttacaTGTTATAAACTGATTATCGAA belongs to Oreochromis niloticus isolate F11D_XX linkage group LG17, O_niloticus_UMD_NMBU, whole genome shotgun sequence and includes:
- the LOC109195025 gene encoding integumentary mucin C.1-like — protein: MCVTATILATSSGTTATQFYKACASSSLCPATGNQTFSVNLGVQSVLASATCCNTDNCNSQNLPAPTPQSSNGLLCNTCVASQCNTTLQCQGVEDQCFQSMMRDGTNSFPAYGCASANLCAAASSLGSLPFMQMAGTITSGPNCTSRTTTAAPTTTTKAASTTTTAAPTTTTAAPTTTTPTTTTVAPNTTTTAPTTTTAAPTTTIVVDTRTTSAPTSTTAGALQCQTCTNQTCSSTVTVNCSSETMCVTATILATSSGTTATQFYKACASSSLCPATGNQTFSVNLGVQSVLASATCCNTDNCNSQNLPAPTPQSSNGLLCNTCVASQCNTTLQCQGVEDQCFQSMMRDGTNSFPAYGCASANLCAAASSLGSTFHADGWYHNKWTKLKFQ